The nucleotide window TCCATCCATAGGCGCACCCAGGCTGGTCGTGGAACTATCCTTTGTTGTGCACAATTGCTATATCGATGGATCACCTCGCACTTACCCCGAACTCCTCGCTTCACCACCAATCCAGAAAACCTTCTTTGGTCAAAAAGACTCATGTCCCTGACTCCAACCGAGATAGTGTGGTACGATCGGGTTTATGACAAAGGAACTATTATTGACAGTTGCGGGAAATTTGCCAATGTACCACTTCTTGGTATAGAAGGAGGAATTAGCTACAATCCTACGCTTGCCAGACGTCAGTTCGGATATCCCATGGAAGGGAAGCCTCTCAGCATCTATCTAGAGAATGTGTATTACCTCAACATAGATGACAGTAAAGGCATGAAGGAGCAGGTTGTGCGAGCTTGGCACTCCATTCGTAGAAGAGACAAGAGCCAGTTAGGGAGGAAGACAGGTGCCGTTCATGAATcatatactcagtgggtgatagatagaGCTGTCCAAATTGGGATGCCTTACAAGATATCAAGATTTGTATCTGCAATCACTCCAGCACCACCCCTACCTATGACCTTTGACACCGAGAAGGAATACCAAGAGCGTTTAGTTGAGGCGGAACGTGAAGTACGTAGGTGGAAAGGGGAGTATCAGAAAAAGGATCAGGAGTATGAGGCTGTGATGGCCCTACTAGAGCAAGAAGCCTATGATAACCACAAGAAAGATGTGATAATCGCCCAGCTGAAAAAGAGTATCAAGGAGAAAGATGCCGCGCTTGATCAAATTCCCGGGCGGAAGAAGAAACGCATGGATCTCTTCGATGGGCCGCATTCTGATTTTGAGGAGTAGCTCGGTTCAGAGGCTTGAGAGTATTTCAGtttgtttttgatgtttttgtgtAGTTAcggagtctatcccttggctcaCTTTGttgaaagggaattatcttgttttactttgaaagtctatcccttggctttgttgttagaaagggaattatcttgttttactTTGGAAGTTTATaccttggctttgttgttagaaagggaattatcttgtaatcaactttgtttttttatgttttgtttaggttgatatgtttacaaaattgcttttataggtcctttgataaaataaaaaaaatctgcacattgttggcatatagcatatcatgcatcatactGCATTCATAAAAGGTGTCAAAACCAAGTCTCATACTCTCCTCATTTCTGCCTCAGAAAAGCAAAGTGGCCCGGCGTATTCAGTACAAACCCACTCGCATTCACAACACTCGAGCTCATATCAAGAAAAGGATGTTAGCGGCAGAACAGGAAAACGCTCAGCTCAGAGAGGAACTGGTTAACCTCAAGGGGGAGATGGAAAGAATGGCACTTATGATGGAAACTATGATGGCTGAGAGAGAGCAAGCAGCAATCTCTAATTCAACTCCTGTTATGGTCGTCACAGCTGCACCTGAGGGTCCCCCGCAACCATCTCCGACTACTACTACAACTATCGGCCTCACCCAGCCTCTGATGACTGATTTTTCTTCTGGTAATATGGCAACTATGGGCAACTCATGCTTCCGTCCTCTTGGCCCCCAGGGTCCCTTTGCTACTCCTCAGTATTCCATGCCTTCAGGCTACCCTTGGGGCATGCCGATTGCAACTAACGGGTTTTTTGGTCCAGGCGCTACTGAAATGCCTTTCACACAGGGTCAACAGACTTCGACACATTTCCAGATGAGTCAACTGATTCCTCAAGCTACCATGACTCAAGCAGGTCCTACTGTGCATGTTGGGCCACAACATGAAGAACAGATTTATCACTCCGACAGTATAATGGGGGATGATAAAGCAATCGATTGGGAAGAAAGGTTCGGTGCTCTAGAGAAGAAGATGAGTAATATGCGGGGAAAGGAAACAGTCGTCCAAAGCATATATGACCTTTGCTTGGTACCAGATGTAAACATACCTCCAAAGTTCAAGATGCCTGTATTTGAGAAGTATCAAGGGGACACATGTCCACAAAATCATCTAACTATGTATATTAGCAAGATGATAGCTTACAAGAATAATGTTCCTTTACTCATTCACTGCTTCCAGGATAGTTTGACTGGTCCGGCACATACCTGGTTCATGGGGTTGAAAGGAGTCACTACTTTTGAACAGTTGGCTGAGGCCTTCATGCAACAGTACAAATATAATACTTATCTGGCGCCAAGTCGCAAAGAGTTGCAGTCCTTAACCCAGAAAGAGAAAGAATCGTTCAAAGAATACGCACAACGCTTCATTCAAAAAGTTGCTCAGATTCGTCCTCCCTTGGATGAGAGGGaactttcagaattgttctatGAAACCCTGAGCCCTTGTTATTCAGAAAAGATGATTGTCTGTGCATCACAGAAGTTCACTGACTTGGTGGAAACAGGAATGCGTATCGAGGAGTGGGCTCGTAAGGGAGCAGCTGTTTCGGGAAGTTCTTCAGGTGGTTCTTCAGGGGTTTCGTCCAATGGTAATAAGAAATTTGGGAATGGTTACCCAAAGAGGAATGCTCAAGAGGTTGGCATGGTGGCTCATGGAGGACCTCAGCCCGTGTACCCTAATCACCCCTTTGTTGCCAACATCACCCCACAAATGACCGCACCCCAGAACCCAAACTATCAATCACCCAGACCTCAAGGACCTGCACCATACTACCCCCCATTATACCAACCACTATACAACCTACAACAATTCCCTCAACAACCATATTACCcccaacaaccataccaacaaagACCACAGCAACAACCCCGTCCTCAGGCTCCTTACAATCAGCAGAATCAAAGGCAACAATTTGACCCCTTGCCAATGACCTATGGAGCGTTGCTCCCTTCTTTACTTGCACAGAATCTGGTCCAAACAATACCACCTCCTCGCATTCCAGACCCTCTCCCACGCTGGTACCGTCCGGACCTTCATTGTATTtaccatcaaggggcaccaggccACGATGTGGAGCGTTGTTTTGCTCTTAAGAAAGAGGTTCAGAAACTGATAAATAGTAAAGAGTTAACCTTCACCGACCCTGATGCTGTAGCTCAGAACAATCCTCTGCCTACTCATGGGCCTGCTGTTAATATGATTCAAGACGATCAGGAAGAGGCTCGCATTCTCTCTGTAGGTGATATCAAGACTCCTCTGGTACCGATACATGTGAAAATGTGTAGAGCAACTCTCTTCAACCACAATCATGAAACTTGTGACATATGTTCGATGGATCCTCGTGGATGTATACAAGTCCAGAATGATGTGCAGGGTCTCCTAAATAGAAGGGAACTTGTGGTTACAAGGGAACCCGAGAGCAAGGACGTCTGTGTTGTCACTCCGGTATTCAGAGCTAGGAGGCCGCTAGTGATAAACCCTAACAGTACAAAGCCCGTTGGTACTCCCTTGGTAATCTGTGTGCCTAGGCCCACGCCTACTACTGCTCAGAAAGCTGTACCCTATAAGTATGAAGGCACGATTCTTGAGCCCGGAAGTGAGACAACTTCACCTGTTGCTGTGGATAATATCGCAGAGAATAGCCGGATTTTGAGGAGTGGCCGCATCTTTCCTACGGTGGGTCCGAAGAGTGTTAGTGTTCCGGTCGATGAGCCAGTAAAAGAGCGAAACGCCGGTAAAGGTAAAGCTGGGGAGCAGGCCAAAGAGTTTGACTTTGAGGATGCCGATGAAGTCTTGAAGCTGATCAAGAAGAGTGAATACAGGGTGGTGGACCAGCTGTTACAAACTCCTGCGAAGATTTCCATCATGGCCCTGTTATCAAGTTCTGGTGCTCATCGGGATGCCTTGAGGAAAGTACTAGACCAGGCatttgtggattatgatgtaacTCTGGGTCAATTCGAAAGCATTGTGGGGAATGTGACCGCGTGTAACAGTCTGACTTTCAGTGATGAGGATCTCCCAGCGGAGGGGAATAAGCATAATCAAGCATTATTCATCTCTGTACTTTGCAGAACGGACTCGTTATCCAACGTCCTGATAGATACCGGCTCTGCACTTaatgtgatgcccaagtcaacttTCGACCAATTGGCATACTCCGAGGCTCCTTTGAGACTTAGCAAGGTGACGGTAAGGGCCTTCGATGGAACTAGGAGATCGGTGTATGGTGAGGTAGATTTACCAATTTCGGTCGGCCCACATGAATTTCAGGTTACTTTCCAAGTCATGGAAATCCAGGCTTCGTTCAGCTGTTTGCTCGGCAGACCATGGATTCATGACGCTGGGGCTGTGACATCTACTCTCcatcagaaattgaagtttgtaagTCGTGGAAAGTTGATCACTGTGAGTGGCGAATCGGCCTTCTTAATCAGCAATTTGTCTGCTTTCTCTGTTATCGGTGGTAGTGGTTCAGACGGGCCATCATTCCAAGGGTTCTCTGCCGAAGAAAGTGTCGGTAAGATTGAGACTTGTATGGCTTCGTTGAAGGATGCCCGGAGAGTAATTCAGGAAGGCAAAACCGAAGGCTGGGGTCAGCTAGTGGAGTTGCCAGAAAACAAGCGTAAGGAGGGAATTGGTTTCCTTAACAGTAAGCCTGGGATGTTCGACCCTACCAGAGGTTCTTTCCACAGTGCTGGTTTCATTCATGATTCGCCAGAGACCAATGCAATTTTAGATGATGTATCTGGAGGAGTGACACCGGTCTTTGTGACGCCTGGAGGAGCTTGCTGCAACTGGATTGCTGTTGACATTCCTTCTGTGACACCCCGCTCTAAGTAATGTGTTTgtcttgtcttttgttgtttttttgttttttaagaaaactcctttCGTTCTGCCCAAGGCGAAAGTGAAATCATGTAGGGCTTTGTTTTGCTTCTAGTacttttattacaaataaaaatcgtcgtttctatcacggcttttattactttttattttttgttgctttttctggaaaaaatggtaatacaaaaaaatccaaaaaaaatcattctctttttcttttaaatttcaaaaccaaaggtctgcatttactcattaaaatcaatcatgaatcatgtgcAGACTGAACATAAGTGAATCCGTTGAACACAGTGACCCCATGctttctcccaactttgaggtcCCGGTTTACGAGGCTGTGGCAGAGGAGGATGAGGAGATCCCGAATGAGATCAAATGGATGTTGGAACAAGAAAGGAAGACAATTCAACCTCATCAGGAGGAGATAGAAATCATCAATCTGGGTACTGaggaagacaagaaagaaatcaagattggggcATCGTTGGATGTATCTGTCAAGAAAAGAGTAATTGAGCTTATCAGAGAATATGTTGATATATTCGCATGGTCATACAAAGACATGCCGGGTCTAGACCCTGATGTCGTTGAACACAGACTACCTTTGAAGCCTGAGTGTCCTCCGGTaaagcagaaattgagaagatctcatcctgatatggccctcaagatcaaagaggaagtgcgaaagcagattgatgcaggTTTCCTAGTCACATCAGAGTATCCTCAATGGTTGGCCAACAtagtgcctgttccaaagaaagatggcaaagtcagaatgtgtgttgattatCGGGACTTGAACAAGGCTAGTCCGAAGGATAATTTTCCTTTGCCTCACATTGATGTATTGGTTGATAACACTGCTAAGTGCAAGgttttctccttcatggacggtttctccggctaCAATCAGATCAGGATGGCTCCtgaggatagagaaaagacgtctttcatcACGCCCTGGGGTGCTTTCTGCTATGTGGTGATGccatttggtttgataaatgctggtgccactTACCAGAGGGGTATGACCAAAATCTTTCATgatatgattcacaaagaaattgaggtctacgtagatgatatgattgttaagTCTGGCacagaagaagaacatgttgagtatttgttgaagatgtttcagcggttgagaaagtacaagctccggttgaatcctaacaaatgtactttCGGTGTTAGATCTGGTAAACTCCTAGGCTTTATCGTCAGTCAAAAGGGTATTGAAGTTGATCCCGACAAGGTCAGAGCCATCAGAGAAATGCCTGTTCcaaagacagagaagcaagtcagaggttttctTGGTAGACTCAATTATATCTCCAGATTTATCTCTCACATGACTGCCACATGTGGACCAATTTTCAAGTTACTCCGCAAGGATCAAGGGGTGAAGTGGAATGATGATTGTCAGAAGGCTTTTGATCAAATCAGAGAATATCTGTTAGAACCTCCAATTCTTGTTCCTCCAGTTGACGGaagacctttgatcatgtatttaacagTACTGGAAGATTCCATGGGCTGTGTTttgggtcaacaagatgaaaccggaaagaaagagcacgcTATCTACTATTTGAGTAAGAAGTTCACTGATTGTGAGTCCCGATATTCTGTACTTGAgaaaacttgttgtgctttagcttgggctgccaagcgtctccgtcattatatgattaatcatacaacttggttgatatccaagaTGGATCCtatcaagtacatatttgagaagccAGCTTTAACTGGAAGGATTGCTCGCTGGCAGATgttattgtccgagtatgatatcGAGTATCGCACTCAGaaagcaatcaaaggtagcatcttGGCAGAACATTTGGCTCATCAACCAATCGAAgactatcaaccaatcaaattcgACTTCCCAGATGAAGAGGTTATGTATCTAAAAGCAAAAGATTGTGACGAACCAGTGTTCGGTGAAGGTCCTGATCCGGAATCCGAAtggggtttgatatttgatggagCTGTTAATGTCTATGGAAGTGGAATTGGTGCGGTACTCATTACCCCTAAGGgtactcacatcccttttactgcGAGGTTACGTTTTGACTGCACAAACAACATCGCAGAGTACGAAGCTTGCATCATGGGTATCGAGGAAGCCATCGATTTGAGGATCaagaaaattgtcatttatGGAGATTCCGCTCTTGTgattaaccagatcaaaggagAATGGGAAACTCGTCATCCTGGATTGATTCCCTACAGAGATTATGCAAGGCGTTTGctgactttcttcaacaaagtagAGTTACATCATGTGCCCCGCgatgagaatcaaatggcaGATGCTTTAGCTACTCTATCCTCAATGATCAATGTGAATGGTCACAATACTGTGCCAGTAATCAATGTCCAATTTCTCGACCGACCTGCTTATGTGTTTGTAGCTGAAGCAATTGATGATGACAAGTCATGGTATCATGATATCCAAGTTTTCCTTCAAACTCAAAAGTACCCACCTGGGGCATCCAACAAGGACAAGAAAACATTGAGAAAATTGTCAAGCCGTTTCTTCCTTAACGAAGACGTTTTGTATAAAAGGAACTTTGATGGGGTCCTACTTAGATGTGTGGATAAGCATGAAGCAGAAAAATTGATGTGCGAGATTCATGAAGGCTCTTTCGGAACTCACTCATGTGGGCACGCCATGGCGAAGAAGATATTGAGAGCTGGGTACTACTGGATAACAATGCACGCTGATTGCTACAATCATGCCAAgagatgccacaaatgtcaaatctatgctgacaaGATTCATATACCACCATCTATGCTCAATGTCATCTCTTCCCCGTGGCccttctctatgtggggcattgacatgattggtCGGATTGAACCAAAGGCTTCCAATGGGCATCGCTTCATATTAGTGGCTATCGATtatttcaccaagtgggttgaagcagcatcttacgctaatgtgaccaagcaggtagtggtcagatttatcaagaacaacctcATCAGCCGCTACGGTGTTCCCAACAGAATCATCACAGACAATGGCACAAATCTGAATAACAACATGATGAAAGAGTTGTGCGATGACTTCAAGATTCAACATCACAATTCTTCTCCTTACAGACCACAGATGAATGGGGCAGTtgaagctgcaaacaagaacATCAAGAAGATCATACAGAAGATGGTAGTTACTTATAAGGACTGGCATGAAATGTTACCCTACGCTTTGTATGGATACCGTACCTCAGTGCGAACCTcgacaggggcaacccctttctctttggTATATGGTATGGAGGCTGTACTACCTGTAGAGGTTGAGATTCCTTCTTTAAGAGTCTTGATGGAAGCTGATTT belongs to Medicago truncatula cultivar Jemalong A17 chromosome 6, MtrunA17r5.0-ANR, whole genome shotgun sequence and includes:
- the LOC120575972 gene encoding uncharacterized protein produces the protein MLAAEQENAQLREELVNLKGEMERMALMMETMMAEREQAAISNSTPVMVVTAAPEGPPQPSPTTTTTIGLTQPLMTDFSSGNMATMGNSCFRPLGPQGPFATPQYSMPSGYPWGMPIATNGFFGPGATEMPFTQGQQTSTHFQMSQLIPQATMTQAGPTVHVGPQHEEQIYHSDSIMGDDKAIDWEERFGALEKKMSNMRGKETVVQSIYDLCLVPDVNIPPKFKMPVFEKYQGDTCPQNHLTMYISKMIAYKNNVPLLIHCFQDSLTGPAHTWFMGLKGVTTFEQLAEAFMQQYKYNTYLAPSRKELQSLTQKEKESFKEYAQRFIQKVAQIRPPLDERELSELFYETLSPCYSEKMIVCASQKFTDLVETGMRIEEWARKGAAVSGSSSGGSSGVSSNGNKKFGNGYPKRNAQEVGMVAHGGPQPVYPNHPFVANITPQMTAPQNPNYQSPRPQGPAPYYPPLYQPLYNLQQFPQQPYYPQQPYQQRPQQQPRPQAPYNQQNQRQQFDPLPMTYGALLPSLLAQNLVQTIPPPRIPDPLPRWYRPDLHCIYHQGAPGHDVERCFALKKEVQKLINSKELTFTDPDAVAQNNPLPTHGPAVNMIQDDQEEARILSVGDIKTPLVPIHVKMCRATLFNHNHETCDICSMDPRGCIQVQNDVQGLLNRRELVVTREPESKDVCVVTPVFRARRPLVINPNSTKPVGTPLVICVPRPTPTTAQKAVPYKYEGTILEPGSETTSPVAVDNIAENSRILRSGRIFPTVGPKSVSVPVDEPVKERNAGKGKAGEQAKEFDFEDADEVLKLIKKSEYRVVDQLLQTPAKISIMALLSSSGAHRDALRKVLDQAFVDYDVTLGQFESIVGNVTACNSLTFSDEDLPAEGNKHNQALFISVLCRTDSLSNVLIDTGSALNVMPKSTFDQLAYSEAPLRLSKVTVRAFDGTRRSVYGEVDLPISVGPHEFQVTFQVMEIQASFSCLLGRPWIHDAGAVTSTLHQKLKFVSRGKLITVSGESAFLISNLSAFSVIGGSGSDGPSFQGFSAEESVGKIETCMASLKDARRVIQEGKTEGWGQLVELPENKRKEGIGFLNSKPGMFDPTRGSFHSAGFIHDSPETNAILDDVSGGVTPVFVTPGGACCNWIAVDIPSVTPRSKLNISESVEHSDPMLSPNFEVPVYEAVAEEDEEIPNEIKWMLEQERKTIQPHQEEIEIINLGTEEDKKEIKIGASLDVSVKKRVIELIREYVDIFAWSYKDMPGLDPDVVEHRLPLKPECPPIDAGFLVTSEYPQWLANIVPVPKKDGKVRMCVDYRDLNKASPKDNFPLPHIDVLVDNTAKCKVFSFMDGFSGYNQIRMAPEDREKTSFITPWGAFCYVVMPFGLINAGATYQRGFIVSQKGIEVDPDKVRAIREMPVPKTEKQVRGFLGRLNYISRFISHMTATCGPIFKLLRKDQGVKWNDDCQKAFDQIREYLLEPPILVPPVDGRPLIMYLTVLEDSMGCVLGQQDETGKKEHAIYYLSKKFTDCESRYSMDPIKYIFEKPALTGRIARWQMLLSEYDIEYRTQKAIKGSILAEHLAHQPIEDYQPIKFDFPDEEVMYLKAKDCDEPVFGEGPDPESEWGLIFDGAVNVYGSGIGAVLITPKGTHIPFTARLRFDCTNNIAEYEACIMGIEEAIDLRIKKIVIYGDSALVINQIKGEWETRHPGLIPYRDYARRLLTFFNKVELHHVPRDENQMADALATLSSMINVNGHNTVPVINVQFLDRPAYVFVAEAIDDDKSWYHDIQVFLQTQKYPPGASNKDKKTLRKLSSRFFLNEDVLYKRNFDGVLLRCVDKHEAEKLMCEIHEGSFGTHSCGHAMAKKILRAGYYWITMHADCYNHAKRCHKCQIYADKIHIPPSMLNVISSPWPFSMWGIDMIGRIEPKASNGHRFILVAIDYFTKIITDNGTNLNNNMMKELCDDFKIQHHNSSPYRPQMNGAVEAANKNIKKIIQKMVVTYKDWHEMLPYALYGYRTSVRTSTGATPFSLVYGMEAVLPVEVEIPSLRVLMEADLSEAEWCQSSYISQG